Sequence from the uncultured Flavobacterium sp. genome:
CTCCAATTTCTGCATCTGAGTCTCCTTTTGTCGGTCCGGCGTTCCCAGTTGTCGCAATTGCATAGTCCGTTTTAAGTATCTCTTTCACATTCAAAGCCATAGCCGACGCAACCTCTGCGCTAACTACAGTAAATTTATCTACTAAATCCTGCGAGACACCGAGAACATTAACCTTAGCCTCTGTTGCGTAGGAAACAACACTGCCTTTAAAATAATTTGAAGCTCCCGGAATAGCAGACAAAAGCGAAGCAATTTTTCCTCCGGTAAAACTTTCGGCTGTTGAAATGGTTTTACCTTGTTTGGTTAAAATTTTTCCAACTACTGATTCTATCGTTTCATTTTCTTCGTAACCAACTATAATATCATGAATGATAGCATCTAATGATTTTACATTCGCTTCAATAGCTTCTTCTAATTCTTCTTTATTTGTTCCTCTGGCAGACAAACGTAAACGAACTCTGCCGGGATTTGGCAAATAAGCGAGTTTGATAAACTCAGGCAAATTATTTTCCCAATCTTCGATACGTTCTGCAACTAAACTCTCGCCCTGACCGTAAGTCAAAATGGTTTTATGAATGATATACGGACGTTTATATTCGCGAACTATCTTAGGAATTATTTCTTCTTCGACCAGATATTTCATTTCATACGGAACTCCCGGAAGCGAAACAAAGACTGTGTTTTCTTTCCTCATCCACATTCCTGGCGCCGTTCCCATTTTATTGTGCAAAACGGT
This genomic interval carries:
- a CDS encoding CinA family nicotinamide mononucleotide deamidase-related protein — translated: MKATIITIGDEILIGQIVDTNSGFIAKSLDRIGVEVHEMISISDDKKHILDTFAQLQNKVDVVIVTGGLGPTKDDVTKKTFCDYFDDELVVNPEVLAHVTELIEGFYKRPISQLNKDQALVPSKCTVLHNKMGTAPGMWMRKENTVFVSLPGVPYEMKYLVEEEIIPKIVREYKRPYIIHKTILTYGQGESLVAERIEDWENNLPEFIKLAYLPNPGRVRLRLSARGTNKEELEEAIEANVKSLDAIIHDIIVGYEENETIESVVGKILTKQGKTISTAESFTGGKIASLLSAIPGASNYFKGSVVSYATEAKVNVLGVSQDLVDKFTVVSAEVASAMALNVKEILKTDYAIATTGNAGPTKGDSDAEIGAVFIALATPTGIIVEEFNFGQPREKVIDRATIKSLEILQKEILKIVR